A window of Cryptomeria japonica chromosome 3, Sugi_1.0, whole genome shotgun sequence contains these coding sequences:
- the LOC131078358 gene encoding protein PAL OF QUIRKY: protein MEASGVGVASPQTEDLGGNKFKFLCSYGGQILPRPGDGNLRYVGGETRVVAVSKNATFQDIMNKLENMCGAKVVTKYQLPIEDLDLLVSVTCDEDLQNMKEEYERYESLCCKESCPLLRIFLFPSKQILADHSGENQTLEQRYIDAVNGIVIPSKLKFSDYSFSVDPNRPTEMDVDSSAPSTARTNYGSFQTDHPHHLSQALQEVDLNRRHTDHFTTKCKSMPKDRTGVCTQSKPMIQVDQVGLNIVVSNPSSPP from the exons ATGGAGGCttctggtgttggtgtagcttcacCTCAGACAGAGGATTTGGGAGGCAATAAATTCAAGTTTTTGTGCAGCTATGGAGGTCAGATTTTGCCAAGGCCTGGTGATGGGAACCTTCGTTATGTTGGAGGAGAAACAAGAGTTGTAGCTGTGAGCAAAAATGCCACCTTCCAAG ATATTATGAACAAGCTGGAGAATATGTGCGGTGCGAAAGTGGTCACAAAGTACCAGCTGCCAATAGAGGATCTAGATCTATTGGTCTCTGTCACTTGTGATGAAGATTTACAGAACATGAAGGAAGAGTACGAAAGATATGAGAGCTTGTGCTGCAAAGAAAGCTGCCCTCTCCTCCGGATCTTCTTGTTCCCCTCGAAGCAGATTCTAGCTGATCACAGTGGAGAGAATCAAACCCTAGAACAGAGATACATTGATGCAGTAAACGGAATAGTGATACCCTCCAAGCTCAAATTCTCCGATTACTCATTTTCTGTCGATCCAAACAGGCCGACCGAAATGGATGTCGACAGCTCGGCCCCATCAACAGCCCGGACAAATTATGGGTCATTTCAAACAGACCatcctcatcatctttctcaagCTTTGCAAGAAGTGGACTTGAATAGACGTCATACGGATCATTTTACTACTAAATGTAAATCCATGCCAAAAGATCGAACTGGGGTTTGCACACAGTCGAAACCCATGATCCAGGTCGACCAAGTGGGCTTAAATATAGTGGTGAGTAATCCTTCTTCGCCCCCCTAG